AGTGAAATGAGTGGTATTAAGTCACATACCGGAAAACGTACGAGTTTGTGGAAAATATTTCAGCCGAGAACAGAGAATCAGTTCAGCTGAGTTTTTTGACCAATCGGGTTCTGCACATAAAAGTCTGCTGATTTTTCTACCTTAAGGGCGTGGACCTTGAAGCAGTTCATTGGATCATTCAATGCAAATGCTGGAATCCAAAACGCAAGGTGTCTCCATCGGTAGTTCGGGAACTCGCCGGAACGCTCACGCGCTATCCTAGCGGTACTCGCGGGATGATCGTTACAACAAGCGGATTCACTGCTGGAGCGGTTCAGGAAGCCAACGACCACGAAATACGTTTAATGGACGGAGAGGAGTTTTCACAACGAGTCCTGAGAAATCAAGAGAAGATCGAAGAAAATAGTTAGCCTGTAGGCTGTAGGGTAAAATAACGATCTTTGCGAGGTTGATACAAACTACTCATTGCCAGGCTACTTTCTGAAAGATATCGGCCATCCATACCAAGGCCGTGGTTTCCTAGGAGCAGTGACCTGGTCCATGTAAATCGTCTGCGAAATCTGCGAACTAGTCGATCGCTTTATAAACTCCTCATATCTCTCGCGTAATCGATTCCGCACCTCCGGTGGAATGGAATCTAGTTTGGCTTCAGCTTTTTGAACAGCTTCCTTGAACCGTTCCAGGGACAACTGAAATTCAGGAGACCATGTCATTTCAAACGCCGCCTTAATTTACGCTTACGCATCATCCAGTGAAAATGCAACCGAGGATAAAAGTGAACTTGAGTTTTAATCCGCCTTTGACCAACCCGTCTC
The DNA window shown above is from Gimesia sp. and carries:
- a CDS encoding restriction endonuclease, whose translation is MDLEAVHWIIQCKCWNPKRKVSPSVVRELAGTLTRYPSGTRGMIVTTSGFTAGAVQEANDHEIRLMDGEEFSQRVLRNQEKIEENS